A genomic region of Alicyclobacillus sp. SO9 contains the following coding sequences:
- a CDS encoding alpha-amylase family glycosyl hydrolase: protein MKMKGKLGKLLGSSLLFSVVAVSLSVTPAYASDYTGKVIYQVVTDRFYDGNTSNDNPSSSPNLFSANHSNWKLYWGGDWQGIADKIPYLANMGVGAIWISPPYQNINVPAVYNGVDEAGYHGYWGMDFMVPEPHFGDWSAFDNLVKTAHSYGIKVIIDYAPNHTNPNDTGAYGALYDNGTKLADYQNDPNGYFHHNGSISNYNNLYDVEYKNLFDLADLSQGNPNVDQYLKSAIDTWMSHGVDGIRLDAVKHMPAGWLKTFANHVYTNHNTFIFGEWADDSSATLWPEEVKFANTTGISLLNFNLNNAIRSVFANNANMSQLNDAINQDATEFTYPNQLVNFFDSHDEPRFLSVNNNKNLFNDALVFELNAQGIPDIYYGDEQYLHNDTNGGGDPYNRPMMNSWSETTTPYKITQDLSNLRKQNPALRFGTSTQRWMNNDVYVYERKFYNSVVLTAVNKSTTTSYNITGLDTALPSGTYQDVLGGLMGGQSLTVNSGSSGNNPANAFTLGPNQAAVWSYTSAPSKPEVGNVDPVNGQAGNTITIAGDGFGSTQGTVNFGSTPAQVVSWSNTSIQVKVPSVTPGNQNISVVTSSGTSNGIVFSVLSGKQVPVNFKVTNAYPTSYGDNIYLSGNTPELGNWSTNTGLGTNTTTSAWGPLLDPNNPTWFSMASVPANTNLQFKFFDLQAGGSVVWENGSNHTYTTPTSTESDVTVNWQY, encoded by the coding sequence ATGAAAATGAAAGGAAAACTCGGCAAGCTTTTGGGAAGTTCACTGCTCTTCTCAGTGGTTGCTGTCTCACTTTCCGTAACGCCTGCGTATGCATCAGACTACACAGGCAAAGTGATTTACCAAGTTGTCACCGATCGCTTCTATGACGGGAATACAAGCAATGATAATCCATCATCGAGCCCCAATCTGTTCAGTGCCAATCACAGCAACTGGAAGCTCTATTGGGGAGGAGACTGGCAAGGTATTGCAGACAAAATTCCTTACCTCGCGAACATGGGCGTAGGCGCCATATGGATTTCACCCCCGTATCAAAACATTAATGTACCGGCTGTCTACAACGGCGTGGATGAAGCAGGATACCACGGCTACTGGGGTATGGATTTTATGGTACCAGAGCCCCATTTCGGAGACTGGAGTGCCTTCGACAACCTTGTTAAGACAGCACATTCGTACGGCATCAAGGTCATTATCGATTACGCACCCAACCATACGAATCCCAACGATACCGGTGCATATGGCGCACTCTACGATAACGGAACAAAACTCGCTGATTACCAAAATGACCCCAATGGATATTTTCATCACAACGGAAGTATTTCGAATTACAACAACCTTTACGACGTAGAGTACAAGAACCTGTTTGACTTGGCCGATTTGTCTCAAGGGAATCCTAATGTCGACCAGTACCTCAAGTCAGCGATTGACACGTGGATGAGTCATGGCGTAGACGGCATTCGTTTGGATGCAGTCAAACACATGCCTGCAGGCTGGCTGAAAACCTTCGCCAACCACGTATACACCAATCACAACACATTTATTTTTGGCGAATGGGCCGACGACTCCAGTGCGACCTTGTGGCCGGAAGAAGTGAAATTTGCAAACACGACTGGAATTTCCCTATTGAACTTCAACTTGAATAATGCGATTCGCAGCGTCTTTGCCAACAACGCCAACATGAGCCAACTAAATGACGCCATCAACCAGGATGCAACGGAATTCACGTATCCAAACCAATTAGTCAATTTCTTCGACAGCCACGACGAACCGCGCTTTCTCAGTGTGAACAACAACAAAAACCTCTTCAACGACGCGCTCGTCTTTGAGTTAAACGCGCAAGGAATTCCGGACATCTACTATGGAGACGAACAATACCTCCACAATGACACCAACGGCGGTGGAGACCCGTACAACCGCCCCATGATGAACAGTTGGAGCGAGACCACGACTCCCTACAAAATCACGCAGGATTTGTCCAACCTGCGCAAACAGAATCCAGCTTTGCGCTTTGGCACAAGTACGCAAAGGTGGATGAATAACGATGTCTACGTTTACGAACGAAAGTTTTATAATTCCGTTGTTCTGACAGCCGTCAACAAGAGCACCACAACCTCCTACAATATCACCGGACTGGATACAGCCCTGCCAAGCGGTACGTACCAGGACGTTCTCGGCGGACTGATGGGCGGCCAAAGTCTGACCGTCAACAGTGGTTCAAGCGGCAACAACCCTGCCAATGCCTTCACCCTCGGGCCGAACCAAGCTGCCGTATGGTCATACACGTCTGCACCTTCCAAACCTGAAGTTGGCAATGTCGATCCCGTCAACGGCCAAGCAGGCAACACCATCACAATCGCCGGCGATGGGTTTGGCTCGACTCAAGGCACCGTCAACTTCGGCAGCACTCCTGCCCAAGTAGTGTCTTGGAGCAATACGTCCATCCAGGTAAAAGTGCCCAGCGTCACGCCAGGCAACCAGAACATATCTGTAGTTACCAGTTCCGGGACATCAAACGGCATTGTCTTCAGTGTACTCAGCGGCAAACAGGTACCCGTAAACTTTAAAGTCACCAACGCTTACCCAACCAGCTATGGCGACAACATTTACCTCAGCGGAAACACGCCCGAGCTTGGCAACTGGAGTACAAATACAGGCCTTGGAACGAACACCACCACCTCAGCGTGGGGACCCTTGCTCGATCCCAACAATCCAACTTGGTTCTCCATGGCCAGTGTTCCCGCCAACACAAATCTTCAATTTAAGTTCTTCGACTTGCAGGCCGGCGGAAGTGTCGTGTGGGAAAACGGATCGAACCATACCTATACCACCCCGACAAGCACGGAAAGCGATGTCACTGTCAACTGGCAGTACTAG
- a CDS encoding YcdB/YcdC domain-containing protein, whose protein sequence is MRLKAKFWALFSILGFFAAVNASVCTSQAASQISKQQAENIVSNAFHPGSVEKATKISNQQKLPEWNILYANGSTALVSMSGTVERFSSIATAASAKGKTTNKQAVAIARKLIQQLDPSHSKLVKLDPLHPNVLKGAQFTVSFTRVANGIPFPANGFKVAVNKNGSIGSYSRTWSNSVAFPEKKGVLSQQNIINHADNYLTSSPHVTLFYYMVPWKKTPQLLDLVQTKGGQVALYAKNGTLVTPPNSKQSSVAVHIPIYKQAWFKWTTVGVASVLLASALFGAGVKFGRRNLGHENPNPAA, encoded by the coding sequence TTGCGGTTAAAGGCGAAGTTTTGGGCTCTGTTCTCCATCCTCGGTTTTTTTGCGGCAGTTAATGCAAGCGTTTGCACATCTCAGGCTGCATCTCAAATTTCTAAACAACAAGCGGAAAACATAGTTTCCAACGCATTTCACCCTGGATCTGTTGAGAAAGCCACAAAGATCTCCAATCAACAAAAGCTGCCGGAATGGAACATTTTATATGCAAACGGTTCCACTGCACTTGTGTCTATGTCCGGAACAGTTGAGCGGTTCTCTTCCATCGCTACTGCGGCCTCTGCCAAAGGAAAAACCACGAACAAACAGGCTGTGGCCATTGCCCGGAAACTGATTCAACAACTGGATCCGTCTCATTCCAAACTCGTAAAATTGGACCCTTTGCATCCAAATGTTTTAAAAGGTGCCCAATTTACTGTGAGTTTTACCAGAGTTGCCAACGGCATCCCGTTTCCGGCCAACGGTTTCAAGGTAGCCGTCAATAAAAACGGATCCATCGGATCGTACAGTCGTACCTGGTCAAACAGCGTGGCGTTCCCGGAGAAGAAAGGCGTACTGTCACAGCAAAACATCATCAATCACGCTGACAATTACCTGACTTCCAGTCCGCACGTAACCTTGTTTTACTACATGGTGCCGTGGAAAAAGACTCCTCAATTACTCGATCTCGTTCAGACCAAAGGCGGACAGGTAGCTCTCTACGCCAAAAACGGAACGCTGGTGACACCGCCAAACAGCAAGCAGTCATCCGTAGCTGTACACATCCCAATCTACAAGCAGGCCTGGTTCAAGTGGACGACAGTGGGTGTTGCATCGGTGCTCCTGGCCAGTGCCCTGTTTGGGGCGGGAGTCAAGTTTGGCCGGAGGAATTTAGGTCACGAAAATCCAAATCCGGCAGCGTAG
- a CDS encoding chemotaxis protein CheX: MGGNSALSSVVTEILNSTLDAVTTVISSPVNLGAPELLKNAIHQPEMGVLIGIAGDYPSRLIIEAKRDVYSTLAASMYGMALEGEMLESFVGEIGNMVGGNMCTNMSERGMLLEVTPPTVLVGQTKLSGFHTALSVAGTVESVGDMRISLLITEG; encoded by the coding sequence ATGGGCGGAAATTCGGCCTTATCGTCGGTAGTGACGGAGATTTTAAACAGCACATTGGACGCAGTGACCACAGTCATTTCATCACCAGTCAATCTTGGAGCTCCAGAATTACTGAAAAATGCTATTCACCAACCGGAAATGGGCGTCTTAATTGGCATTGCAGGTGACTACCCAAGCCGGCTCATCATTGAAGCGAAACGGGATGTCTACTCCACACTGGCCGCTTCGATGTACGGAATGGCTCTAGAGGGAGAGATGCTGGAGTCATTCGTAGGAGAAATAGGAAACATGGTTGGCGGAAACATGTGTACCAACATGTCAGAACGAGGAATGCTGCTGGAGGTAACGCCGCCTACGGTTTTGGTCGGGCAAACCAAATTGAGCGGGTTTCATACAGCCTTGTCAGTGGCGGGAACGGTAGAGAGTGTGGGTGACATGAGAATTAGCCTGCTCATTACAGAAGGTTGA
- a CDS encoding response regulator codes for MANVLIVDDAAFMRMMMKNMLEKNGFTVVGEAANGNEALEQFKALNPDIVTLDITMPEKDGLTALKEIRQLDPNSKIIMASAMGQQNMVIEAVQAGAVDFVVKPFEESRVVEALKKVVG; via the coding sequence ATGGCCAATGTATTAATTGTAGACGATGCAGCCTTTATGCGGATGATGATGAAAAACATGTTGGAGAAAAATGGATTCACCGTTGTGGGTGAAGCAGCCAACGGAAATGAAGCGCTTGAGCAGTTCAAGGCACTTAATCCGGACATTGTCACATTGGATATAACTATGCCGGAAAAGGACGGCCTGACGGCGCTCAAGGAAATTCGACAACTGGATCCGAATTCCAAGATTATTATGGCATCTGCCATGGGTCAGCAAAACATGGTGATTGAAGCGGTTCAAGCGGGCGCAGTTGACTTCGTCGTGAAGCCCTTCGAAGAATCCAGAGTTGTCGAAGCCTTGAAGAAGGTTGTGGGCTAA
- a CDS encoding chemotaxis protein CheA, giving the protein MSSEYLSMFIDETRENLQSWSDGILEMEQSQDDAQVPTIFRAAHTIKGMAMTMGFQRMGEITHRAENLLDGIRQGSVELSTDVVNVLLQSLDVLEQLLDGIEETQVEPETDVRELVQAVERLANGQTQAPKEVSATAERQVQEISVDTSGTASAQLQDSIESIARKAIEKGYQVYDITIGFATECIMPMARWAQVLQGLNQDELLSTNPDAAVLETGEHTGDISFVLATKDDIEAIGKRVSSVTEVEIRVLQQWTGQAGLTSDQGSLLPQEKLSNEDHILTAVEAALSQQKNVYEAGVRLYPDTAMKSARLYMLFEAVGGQDRLLYTSPSMADIDNEKLDTDVLFIMWSDKTEEAVRAMLESVSSVAEVAVRNWTADSTTVAEGTADAAKQKSEGASSSKSKRKASSTVRVDTEKLDVLMNLFSELVIDKTRLQKIEQDLGHTELGETVAHMSRISNELQEIVMSIRMVPVSTVFHRFPRMVRDTSQKLDKQVSFEMTGEETELDRTVVEEIGDPIMHMLRNALDHGLESSQDRISAGKPVQGHIFLRAYSSGNSVFIEVEDDGGGINRDAVLSRAIERGIVEDGRAMSDEQVYQLLFASGFSTAETVTDLSGRGVGLDVVKSKIESLGGRIEIQSELGKGSKFIIQLPMTLAIMQGLMVSVGGSPYLLPLSSVSEVEADVSVQTVSGQEVFKWRDEVVPLVRVNSAFGMDSGKDQYTIVVHKGNRKLGLAVDDVLGQSEVVLKPLGSRLREVQWFSGGTILGDGTVALIMDPNSFFENAV; this is encoded by the coding sequence ATGAGCAGTGAATATCTTTCCATGTTCATTGATGAAACCAGGGAAAACTTGCAGTCGTGGTCCGACGGCATCCTGGAGATGGAACAATCACAGGACGATGCGCAAGTACCAACTATCTTCCGGGCGGCTCATACCATCAAAGGTATGGCTATGACCATGGGATTTCAGCGCATGGGGGAGATTACACATCGGGCAGAGAACCTCCTTGACGGCATTCGACAAGGGAGTGTCGAGCTTTCTACGGATGTTGTGAATGTGTTGCTGCAGTCACTCGATGTCCTTGAACAACTGCTTGACGGGATTGAAGAAACACAAGTTGAACCAGAGACAGATGTCCGGGAATTGGTGCAGGCGGTTGAGCGGCTCGCCAATGGACAAACACAGGCTCCGAAGGAAGTCTCTGCAACAGCGGAACGTCAAGTGCAGGAGATATCAGTGGACACATCTGGTACCGCGTCCGCGCAGCTTCAGGACTCAATTGAGTCCATTGCACGGAAGGCCATCGAAAAAGGCTACCAAGTCTATGACATCACCATTGGGTTTGCAACAGAGTGTATCATGCCAATGGCAAGATGGGCTCAGGTGTTGCAAGGCCTCAATCAAGATGAGCTGTTGTCCACCAATCCTGATGCTGCAGTACTTGAAACAGGAGAACATACAGGAGATATTTCGTTTGTTCTGGCAACCAAGGATGATATTGAAGCCATTGGTAAGCGTGTTTCATCAGTAACTGAAGTGGAGATTCGGGTTTTACAACAGTGGACTGGACAAGCTGGTCTGACAAGTGATCAAGGCAGCCTGTTACCCCAGGAAAAACTCTCTAATGAAGACCACATCCTGACTGCTGTGGAGGCAGCGTTGTCCCAGCAAAAAAACGTGTATGAAGCAGGGGTTCGGTTGTACCCGGATACAGCCATGAAGAGCGCTCGTTTGTACATGTTGTTCGAAGCTGTCGGCGGACAGGATAGACTCCTATACACTTCTCCTTCGATGGCCGACATTGACAATGAAAAACTAGACACTGATGTGTTGTTCATTATGTGGTCGGACAAGACGGAAGAAGCCGTTCGTGCCATGCTTGAATCTGTTTCCAGTGTTGCAGAAGTTGCGGTTCGGAACTGGACGGCAGACAGCACTACTGTCGCTGAAGGCACGGCTGACGCGGCCAAGCAGAAAAGTGAAGGGGCTTCTTCGTCAAAATCGAAGCGGAAAGCCTCAAGTACAGTTCGTGTGGATACCGAAAAACTGGACGTATTAATGAACTTATTTTCAGAATTGGTCATTGACAAAACCAGGTTACAAAAGATTGAACAGGATTTGGGCCACACGGAACTGGGCGAGACCGTGGCGCACATGAGCCGCATCTCTAATGAACTTCAAGAAATTGTCATGAGTATCCGTATGGTCCCCGTCAGTACCGTCTTCCACCGTTTTCCCAGAATGGTTCGCGATACATCACAGAAACTGGACAAGCAAGTCTCTTTTGAAATGACAGGTGAGGAGACAGAACTGGACAGAACTGTTGTTGAAGAAATCGGCGATCCCATTATGCATATGCTTCGCAATGCGCTCGATCACGGTTTAGAATCCTCACAGGACCGCATATCCGCCGGTAAGCCTGTCCAAGGCCACATTTTCCTTCGCGCTTATTCTTCAGGAAACTCCGTGTTTATTGAAGTTGAGGATGACGGCGGCGGCATCAACAGAGATGCAGTTTTGTCACGTGCCATAGAGCGGGGCATCGTTGAGGACGGGAGAGCAATGAGCGATGAGCAAGTCTATCAACTCTTGTTCGCTTCTGGTTTCTCCACAGCGGAGACTGTGACAGACTTGTCTGGCCGCGGTGTTGGCCTGGATGTCGTGAAGTCAAAGATTGAGTCGTTGGGCGGACGCATTGAGATTCAAAGCGAACTGGGAAAAGGAAGCAAGTTCATTATTCAACTCCCTATGACTCTGGCAATCATGCAAGGCCTCATGGTGTCCGTCGGCGGCTCCCCATACCTTCTGCCGCTTAGCAGCGTGTCTGAAGTTGAAGCGGATGTGTCGGTACAGACCGTGAGCGGACAAGAAGTGTTTAAGTGGCGAGACGAAGTCGTTCCCTTGGTTCGAGTCAACTCTGCTTTTGGCATGGATAGCGGGAAGGACCAGTACACCATTGTTGTACACAAAGGAAATCGTAAACTCGGCTTGGCAGTGGACGATGTGTTAGGTCAATCTGAAGTTGTTCTGAAGCCGCTTGGATCTCGGTTGCGAGAAGTACAGTGGTTCTCCGGCGGTACGATTCTGGGCGACGGAACCGTTGCACTCATCATGGATCCGAACTCCTTCTTTGAGAACGCAGTATAA
- a CDS encoding sigma-70 family RNA polymerase sigma factor, whose product MYIDEKAISAKTNDQDLQYVIKTMESELDWLVNKFIRQWPVERDEIKQWLRIEIWHAVKKFEPNKLSFPAYCRFVASNHIKARIRRYMYSKKSYANRTAIRLDTEEEEGTFEWVLTELPKAGSAESGFLRRTALSSVQQYLMNGDFTTLERDCLKLFYIHGYTYEEIQKILKLQSKKSIDNALRRGKKKIKCKPEMYNTYQELQVLPN is encoded by the coding sequence ATGTATATAGACGAGAAGGCGATATCGGCTAAGACCAACGACCAAGACCTACAGTATGTTATTAAAACAATGGAGTCTGAGCTCGACTGGCTTGTCAACAAGTTCATCAGGCAGTGGCCTGTGGAACGCGATGAGATTAAGCAGTGGCTCCGGATTGAAATTTGGCACGCCGTGAAAAAGTTTGAGCCAAACAAACTCTCCTTTCCGGCGTATTGTCGGTTTGTAGCCTCAAACCATATTAAGGCTCGTATCCGTCGTTACATGTACAGCAAGAAATCCTACGCCAATAGAACGGCAATTCGGCTGGATACAGAAGAAGAGGAAGGTACCTTCGAGTGGGTCCTGACTGAGTTGCCGAAAGCGGGATCGGCTGAAAGTGGTTTTCTGCGCCGCACCGCACTCTCCTCCGTGCAACAATACTTAATGAACGGAGATTTCACCACTCTGGAGCGCGATTGCTTGAAGCTATTCTATATCCATGGATACACCTACGAAGAAATACAGAAAATTCTCAAACTGCAAAGTAAAAAATCCATCGATAATGCTTTGAGAAGAGGAAAAAAGAAGATTAAGTGTAAACCGGAAATGTATAACACCTATCAGGAACTTCAGGTCCTGCCAAACTGA
- a CDS encoding GntR family transcriptional regulator, with the protein MLRNEAVYSVLGHREPLYLQVIEEIQQKLSTKEWDIGEKIPSEDELSEMFGISRATLREAVSYLIQRGVLERRRGVGTFVSTRIQGGLESLVSVTQWIEKHGYKPGTKNVEFSTRAITRKEKELLKNWDMEEVGVIRRIRTADDVPVMHCVDILPLQYMPANEADMGESLFVYLETKFREIVTTADTSIDVGHPSQGIAEKLEVLPETALLHLHQVHLNQKGFPLLISEDYFLPSRFRLEIFRRRW; encoded by the coding sequence TTGTTGAGAAATGAGGCAGTGTATTCGGTGCTTGGGCATAGAGAACCGCTATATTTACAAGTGATAGAAGAAATACAGCAGAAACTTTCGACAAAGGAATGGGACATTGGCGAAAAGATCCCGTCCGAAGATGAACTATCGGAAATGTTCGGCATATCAAGGGCTACACTGCGTGAAGCCGTCTCGTATTTAATACAGCGCGGCGTTTTGGAAAGACGACGAGGGGTTGGTACTTTTGTCAGTACCAGAATCCAAGGCGGACTTGAGAGCTTGGTCAGTGTTACGCAATGGATAGAAAAGCATGGCTACAAACCCGGTACAAAGAATGTAGAATTTTCAACGCGTGCTATCACTCGCAAGGAAAAAGAGCTGTTAAAGAACTGGGATATGGAAGAAGTAGGCGTAATTCGCCGTATTCGTACCGCGGACGATGTTCCAGTAATGCACTGTGTAGATATTTTGCCGCTTCAGTATATGCCTGCAAATGAGGCCGACATGGGTGAATCTCTCTTTGTCTATTTAGAGACAAAGTTTCGTGAAATCGTTACGACTGCTGACACGTCAATTGACGTAGGACACCCGTCGCAAGGCATTGCAGAAAAACTCGAAGTCCTTCCGGAAACCGCGTTGTTGCACCTTCATCAGGTACATCTGAATCAGAAAGGATTTCCGCTTCTGATTTCTGAAGATTATTTCCTTCCCAGTCGCTTTCGCTTAGAAATTTTCCGTCGAAGATGGTGA
- a CDS encoding YdcF family protein: MFYFYIVKFIESLFLLPGLFIVLLLVAAASILWSSKRRDAVNSAPTDNANSRHEPSIRLPKGRFLRVRVYASFVIAVALILYLSSTSFVAYALIRPLEQSYSPPKTLNGDALVMLGAGATFGTPSITSLGNLSGDGANRLLTTALLYKETQLPIILTGLPVRDGTSPSLIAKANLVRLGVPSNRVFIDNHSLDTRQNAIHTKAILKHLGLSHPILITSAYHMRRAVLDFRNAGVQVLPFPCGYYANEDKSISYNSFFPSADALKITETAIHEYVGILAAKMRIAG; encoded by the coding sequence GTGTTCTACTTTTACATCGTAAAATTCATTGAGAGCCTCTTCTTGTTGCCAGGACTGTTTATTGTTTTACTGCTGGTTGCAGCGGCATCCATATTGTGGTCAAGCAAGCGAAGGGACGCGGTCAACTCTGCACCGACAGACAACGCAAACTCTCGCCACGAACCGTCCATACGCCTGCCGAAAGGGCGATTCCTCAGAGTCCGTGTCTATGCATCCTTCGTCATCGCCGTTGCCTTAATTCTCTACCTCTCTTCTACCTCGTTCGTCGCCTATGCTTTAATACGCCCCTTGGAACAGAGCTACAGTCCTCCCAAAACGCTGAATGGGGACGCGCTGGTAATGCTCGGGGCCGGGGCAACCTTTGGTACACCGTCTATTACCTCATTAGGCAATCTTTCGGGAGATGGCGCCAATAGATTGTTAACAACGGCCCTTTTGTACAAGGAGACGCAATTGCCTATTATTCTAACGGGTTTGCCTGTCCGCGACGGCACCTCTCCTTCACTCATTGCGAAGGCCAATTTGGTTCGTCTGGGAGTCCCCTCTAACCGTGTATTCATAGACAACCACAGTCTTGATACGAGGCAGAATGCAATTCACACCAAGGCAATTTTGAAGCACCTTGGCCTGTCGCATCCAATACTAATCACCTCCGCATACCACATGCGCCGTGCGGTGTTGGACTTTAGGAATGCAGGTGTACAGGTTCTTCCTTTCCCATGTGGTTACTACGCTAATGAAGACAAATCCATTAGCTACAACAGTTTTTTCCCGTCTGCTGACGCGCTCAAAATAACGGAAACGGCAATCCATGAGTATGTAGGAATTCTGGCGGCAAAAATGAGAATAGCTGGGTAA
- a CDS encoding agmatinase family protein, with amino-acid sequence MSRSVIDNTEKAGSRFRDKYDPKVADWIQAYGGGGTNGTSQTGHTAHTDHMGHAGHAGHADEGPAEFDAALLGAPLSKTSISHSAAFQLPDAIRKSFQAFTPYSVHHRLNLADRLRVVDIGNVQMHKTDLGLCQQNIEAAAKSYWQQHRKPLVLLGGDHSITGASILGMTEATGLSCGIVHFDAHHDVRNLEDGGRTNGTPFRTLLESEAIDGHKLVQIGLRDFTNAQAYHEYVLHHGATVYTARDVRKQGLLELVQQSFDIASKGTDAVYVSFDMDVLDQSFVPGVPAPSPGGLDIWETIETLEWLGQQSNVEAMDVVCADPNQDFRDLTTRVASTLVLSFLTGLALRQP; translated from the coding sequence GTGAGTAGAAGCGTGATCGACAATACAGAAAAGGCAGGAAGCCGTTTTCGCGATAAATATGATCCCAAAGTGGCAGATTGGATACAGGCCTATGGCGGTGGCGGTACCAACGGTACGAGTCAGACCGGTCACACGGCTCACACGGATCACATGGGTCACGCGGGTCACGCGGGTCACGCGGATGAAGGTCCGGCGGAATTTGATGCGGCTTTGCTGGGAGCCCCGCTGAGCAAGACGTCCATCAGTCACTCAGCAGCCTTTCAGCTCCCAGATGCAATCCGCAAGTCATTCCAGGCGTTTACGCCGTACAGTGTGCACCACCGCCTCAACCTGGCAGACCGACTCCGCGTGGTCGACATCGGCAATGTCCAGATGCACAAGACTGACTTGGGGCTTTGCCAACAAAATATTGAGGCAGCTGCAAAGTCCTATTGGCAGCAGCATCGAAAACCCCTCGTGCTGCTGGGCGGTGATCACTCCATCACAGGCGCCTCCATCCTCGGCATGACGGAAGCCACCGGCCTGAGCTGTGGAATTGTCCACTTTGATGCGCACCACGACGTTCGAAACCTGGAAGACGGCGGACGGACCAACGGGACACCCTTCCGAACTCTGCTTGAAAGTGAAGCCATTGACGGGCACAAACTGGTTCAAATTGGACTCCGTGATTTTACCAATGCACAGGCCTACCACGAATATGTCCTCCATCACGGTGCCACTGTCTACACCGCACGCGATGTACGCAAGCAAGGCCTGCTTGAATTGGTCCAGCAGAGTTTTGACATAGCCAGTAAAGGTACCGATGCGGTGTATGTCAGCTTTGATATGGACGTGCTCGATCAGAGCTTTGTTCCAGGCGTACCCGCCCCCAGCCCAGGCGGCCTGGATATCTGGGAAACCATTGAAACACTGGAGTGGCTCGGTCAGCAATCAAATGTAGAAGCTATGGATGTGGTCTGCGCAGATCCAAATCAAGACTTTCGCGATTTGACAACCCGGGTTGCAAGCACCTTGGTCCTCTCCTTCTTGACCGGCCTCGCACTTCGCCAACCGTAA